The following nucleotide sequence is from Synchiropus splendidus isolate RoL2022-P1 chromosome 1, RoL_Sspl_1.0, whole genome shotgun sequence.
aaaaatgtacaaaaagtaTATGACACCGCCATATGTTAAAGATTTTAAAGATTTTCTATTTATAACTGCAGTAGCGCGACATGTGGCGCATGCGCGGGCTTCTACTACGAAAGCGTGTGGTGAGGGGGCGCGGCTTGTACTGCATCTCTGCGCTTCCTCTTGTATCACCACGCCCACTCAATACATTCATAGATACATCTCCAGTAAAGCACCACTCAGTGATTCCGACATCCAAAGCATGGCAGCTCTCCTACGCCAATTACACCACATCACCGTCCACGTTTCCAACgtggaaaaactgaaaaacgaCTTGATATCGAAGTTTAAGTTTAACTTTTTCGCGAGCAGAGTTGATGACAGGTGCAGACAGCTGGCTTTTAAGAAAGGAGCGGCCGTTTTTGTGGTGAACGAGAGGCCATGTGGTTTGAATGAAGAGGTCGCTTCCGCGCCCGGATCTCAGCGGATGACCGCGAGAAGGTCCACGCAGGGGAACTCACTGAGGTGCCTGTACGATGTGTTGCCGTATTACCACGTGGACACAGTATGTAACGTGTGCTTTGAGGTAGAGGATGTGGAAAGGTCATTTGAGGCGCTGCGTAATCGGGGTTGTAGCTTTCTGGTGCCACCTACCGTGGTCCAGGACGATGACGGTCATGTCACGTACTCAGTTCTCAAATCTGCGGTGGGAAATGTGTGTCACACGCTGATCGATAAGTCCAAATACAATGGCCGCTTCCTACCGGGGTTCACCCCTGAACAGTGCGAGCAGGAAGAAGACAACTGTCCAGTGACTCATTTTGATCACCTGACCTACTGCTGCCCACGGAACTCCTCCGAAGAGGTCATGGGCTGGTACCAGCAAATGTTCGGCTTCCAGAGGTTCTTCCTTCAGAGGTGAGACAATCCAACACTTGGATTTTCATGTTACTGTACGTCACACAAAACTTGCTCAGTAAATGAAGCGATcacctgcattttattttattttattattatttattaacagcactttatttcgaagcactttcctagttggtggaacccccactgactatgacaataaattctattctgattctgattctgattctgaccattgttgttgtttaagaAGCTCATTCTTATCATTTCTACTTTTAAGTTTCATAGAAGCCATTGTGATAACAAGAGTCTCTGGGCCATGCACAGCCTGAAGTATCCTTTCTAAGTCTGGTAGATCTAGATGTTGTACATAGCTTAATGTATTTGAATCCATAAGCGTGAACTCATTTGCTTTGTTCGGACAGTAAAGAAGACGTCGGCGAAGGCCTACTAATTGACCAGGACGGCGTCGGTCTGCGACTTAAGGCCATGGAATACTGGAAGTGCAGCGAGACAGGAATGGCCCTTccgtccttgagcaagacagaACCTGACTGCAAATTTGTCATTGCAGAATCCCTTCCCGGCCAGGGTGAGTGACTGCAAATAAACCATTGTGTTCATAATGTATATCAATGTACGTGGTATTTGTTTTTTGCAAATTTTGTCCCCAGGCAGCAACCAGATTGACACGTTTCTGCAGCAACATGGGGCCTCTGGTATCCAGCATATCGCACTGTACACACCAAGTATCATCTCTACGGCTCAAACCATGGTCCAATCTGGAGTGGAGTTCTTCTTTACACCCCCCGCCTACTATGAAGAGGTGTCCAAAAAAATTCACGTCTCATTTTTACTGGCCACCAAAAACATCATAATTTAATTGAATCCACAATTAACTTAAAATCCCTTCAGTAACAAATACTATTTATACTTAAGTAATGTagtaaagtaatgaaaaaaagtgctaTAGTTATAActgttttaattgttttatgTTCTGCCATTAGTTTATAAGTGGGTCCACATTTTCTATAATAACAAAACTTTTGTAAGAATTGAATCAACCAATCTACAATTCTTGTTTATGTTATATTGTATTTCTATATTGTGATCTGATCTGTCTTTTCATTGGATTTCAAAAATTATCCCAGATGAGGAAA
It contains:
- the hpdl gene encoding 4-hydroxyphenylpyruvate dioxygenase-like protein isoform X2; this encodes MAALLRQLHHITVHVSNVEKLKNDLISKFKFNFFASRVDDRCRQLAFKKGAAVFVVNERPCGLNEEVASAPGSQRMTARRSTQGNSLRCLYDVLPYYHVDTVCNVCFEVEDVERSFEALRNRGCSFLVPPTVVQDDDGHVTYSVLKSAVGNVCHTLIDKSKYNGRFLPGFTPEQCEQEEDNCPVTHFDHLTYCCPRNSSEEVMGWYQQMFGFQRFFLQSKEDVGEGLLIDQDGVGLRLKAMEYWKCSETGMALPSLSKTEPDCKFVIAESLPGQATRLTRFCSNMGPLVSSISHCTHQVSSLRLKPWSNLEWSSSLHPPPTMKRPVNDRRLLKQDTVLMSWHSMEFCWTQSWTRILQTVMRKRNTSSRCSQSPFLQRTLSSWS
- the hpdl gene encoding 4-hydroxyphenylpyruvate dioxygenase-like protein isoform X1, whose amino-acid sequence is MAALLRQLHHITVHVSNVEKLKNDLISKFKFNFFASRVDDRCRQLAFKKGAAVFVVNERPCGLNEEVASAPGSQRMTARRSTQGNSLRCLYDVLPYYHVDTVCNVCFEVEDVERSFEALRNRGCSFLVPPTVVQDDDGHVTYSVLKSAVGNVCHTLIDKSKYNGRFLPGFTPEQCEQEEDNCPVTHFDHLTYCCPRNSSEEVMGWYQQMFGFQRFFLQSKEDVGEGLLIDQDGVGLRLKAMEYWKCSETGMALPSLSKTEPDCKFVIAESLPGQGSNQIDTFLQQHGASGIQHIALYTPSIISTAQTMVQSGVEFFFTPPAYYEEASKRQEIVEAGYSPHVLAQYGILLDTKLDQDSSNCDEKKKYLLQMFTKPIFAEDTFFLELIERQGATGFGEGNIKALWKAVNACMENAQGSECSVTSTSR